A single region of the Bacteroidota bacterium genome encodes:
- a CDS encoding PorT family protein produces MKNNLRKAISFTIITVVFAFTHLQAQHAEIGARFMPTFSSFDVVNSSGGVVKGTITIGYGAGLIAGVYLGEHFGVQGEVIYSVINQKYTEVDVEQKVTLKYINIPILASFNTGKSNPVNLNFVAGPQFGISVGGAFDGSVEGDSVVLDPQVNVKKGDLGFAYGAGLDFGLDQENMVRLGLGFRGVYGLLDISDDSKTQTNDKYYVLDRTHIKTYAVYMGLSVLF; encoded by the coding sequence ATGAAAAACAATTTAAGAAAAGCAATTTCATTTACAATCATCACAGTAGTGTTTGCTTTTACCCATTTACAGGCTCAACATGCAGAGATAGGAGCGAGATTTATGCCCACTTTTTCATCTTTTGATGTAGTAAATTCATCAGGAGGTGTAGTAAAAGGAACAATAACAATTGGATATGGCGCAGGCTTAATTGCAGGTGTATATTTAGGTGAACATTTTGGTGTTCAGGGTGAGGTAATTTATAGTGTAATAAATCAAAAGTATACTGAAGTTGATGTTGAACAAAAAGTTACGTTAAAGTATATTAATATACCGATTTTAGCCAGTTTTAATACCGGTAAATCAAATCCGGTTAACTTGAATTTTGTTGCAGGACCTCAATTTGGAATTAGCGTAGGTGGGGCATTTGATGGCTCTGTTGAAGGCGACAGTGTTGTGCTTGATCCACAGGTGAACGTTAAAAAAGGTGATTTAGGTTTTGCTTACGGTGCCGGTCTCGATTTTGGCTTAGATCAGGAAAATATGGTTCGTTTAGGTTTAGGTTTCCGTGGAGTTTATGGTTTACTTGATATCAGCGATGATAGTAAAACTCAAACCAACGATAAATATTATGTTTTAGATCGTACGCATATTAAAACTTATGCTGTTTATATGGGGCTGTCAGTGTTATTTTGA
- a CDS encoding helix-turn-helix transcriptional regulator, with protein MKLYIKYMVSIRCKMMVKSELEDLGIHYGTVELGEVDIKGTISESQLLALRNGLAASGLELMDDKKAILIEKIKGVIIEMVHYSDDRPKNKFSEYLSEKLNYDYTYLANLFSEVTGVTIEHFIIAHKIEKVKELLIYDELNLTQISYKLNYSSVAHLSNQFKKVTGLTPTFFKNLKSHKRKTLDDV; from the coding sequence TTGAAATTATATATTAAATATATGGTGAGTATTCGCTGCAAAATGATGGTGAAATCAGAGCTTGAAGATTTAGGTATACACTATGGTACAGTTGAATTAGGGGAAGTAGACATAAAAGGAACCATTAGCGAGTCACAACTGCTAGCCTTAAGAAATGGTTTAGCGGCTTCAGGTTTAGAATTGATGGATGACAAAAAGGCAATTTTAATCGAAAAAATTAAAGGTGTTATAATTGAAATGGTACATTATTCTGATGATAGACCTAAAAATAAATTTTCAGAATATCTCAGTGAAAAGCTCAATTATGATTATACCTATCTTGCCAATTTATTTTCAGAGGTAACCGGAGTAACAATAGAACATTTTATTATTGCACATAAAATTGAAAAGGTAAAAGAGCTGCTTATTTATGATGAACTCAATCTCACTCAGATATCCTACAAGCTTAATTACAGTAGCGTTGCGCACCTTTCCAATCAGTTTAAAAAAGTTACCGGATTAACACCTACCTTTTTCAAAAATTTAAAATCACATAAGCGGAAAACATTAGATGATGTGTGA
- a CDS encoding cupin domain-containing protein, protein MEVGEIEKSKVLITVEIIEYIPNSVVIKTILKKSTGNISVMSFDTGEGLTEKTTPFDTFAQIIEGKAEIVIKGVSNTLETGESIVIPAHAANLIKANERFKMIMTVIKSGYE, encoded by the coding sequence ATGGAAGTTGGAGAAATAGAAAAATCGAAAGTACTCATAACGGTTGAGATAATTGAATATATTCCCAATTCAGTTGTAATAAAAACAATTTTAAAAAAATCTACAGGAAATATTAGTGTAATGTCGTTTGATACCGGTGAAGGTTTAACGGAAAAAACCACACCTTTTGACACATTTGCTCAAATAATTGAAGGAAAAGCCGAGATTGTAATTAAAGGGGTTTCAAATACGCTGGAAACAGGCGAATCTATTGTTATTCCTGCTCATGCGGCTAATCTGATAAAAGCAAATGAACGCTTTAAAATGATTATGACAGTGATAAAAAGTGGTTACGAATGA